In Fulvia fulva chromosome 10, complete sequence, a single window of DNA contains:
- a CDS encoding 40S ribosomal protein S0, which produces MAAPKNLPPAMNATAQDIELLLSAQCHIGSKNLQVHMEPYLWKTRPDGVNVINIGKTYEKILLAARIIVAIDNPADVAVISARPYGQRAVLKFAAHTGATPIAGRFTPGNFTNYITRSFREPRLIIVTDPRTDAQAIKEASYVNIPVVALTDTDSPTEYVDVAIPTNNKGRHSIGLVWWLLAREVLRLRGTLASRETEWDVMPDLYFYRDPEAEENKDSAGQDEAKVPGADEVGPGAVESGFNNEWEVGNAGTSAFAAASGTAGAQAASTWDAEGADWAASSAPVETGNQGWAAETGAQAAPETNW; this is translated from the exons ATGGCTGCCCCAAAGAACTTGCCACCGGCCATGAACGCCACCGCTCAGGACATCGAGCTGCTGCTGTCCGCCCAATGCCACATCGGCAGCAAGAACCTCCAGGTGCACATGGAGCCATACCTCTGGAAGACTCGCCCAGACGGTGTCAATGTTATCAACATCGGCAAGACCTA CGAGAAGATCCTCCTCGCCGCCCGCATCATCGTCGCCATTGACAACCCAGCCGACGTTGCCGTCATCTCCGCCCGTCCATACGGTCAGCGTGCCGTCCTCAAGTTCGCTGCCCACACCGGTGCTACTCCAATCGCTGGTCGTTTCACCCCAGGTAACTTCACCAACTACATCACCCGCTCTTTCCGCGAGCCACGCTTGATCATCGTCACCGACCCACGCACCGACGCCCAGGCCATCAAGGAGGCTTCCTACGTCAACATCCCGGTGGTCGCCCTCACCGACACCGACTCTCCAACCGAGTACGTCGACGTCGCCATCCCAACCAACAACAAGGGTCGTCACTCGATCGGTCTCGTTTGGTGGTTGTTGGCACGTGAGGTCCTCCGTCTCCGCGGCACTCTCGCCAGCCGTGAGACCGAGTGGGACGTCATGCCCGATTTGTACTTCTACCGCGATCCAGAGGCTGAGGAGAACAAGGACTCGGCTGGTCAGGATGAGGCCAAGGTTCCAGGTGCCGACGAGGTTGGCCCAGGCGCTGTCGAGAGCGGCTTCAACAACGAGTGGGAGGTCGGTAACGCTGGCACAAGCGCATTCGCCGCTGCCAGCGGCACTGCAGGCGCACAGGCTGCTTCGACATGGGATGCTGAGGGTGCAGACTGGGCCGCTAGCAGCGCTCCAGTCGAGACCGGCAACCAGGGCTGGGCTGCTGAGACTGGCGCACAGGCCGCACCAGAGACCAACTGGTAG
- a CDS encoding Pentafunctional AROM polypeptide produces the protein MATANGTSTATRVRILGKETIVVDYQLWPNYAVHDLLTNIPSSTYVLICDSNLAKLPYVSAFKKSFEQELAAQGKQARLLIYDQVAPGEESKSRKTKAQIEDYLLSQGCTRDTIILALGGGVMGDLIGFVAATYMRGVKFVQVPTSLLAMVDSSIGGKTAIDVPLGKNLVGAFHQPERIYIDLAFLETLDKRQVCNGMAEVVKTAAIWDIEEFERLEDNADAIMAALEKPIGKGRFEGIEDVFKRIVLGSARVKAEVVSADEKEGGLRNILNFGHSIGHAYEAILTPEILHGECVAVGMVKEAELARYLGVFPPGAVARLQKCIASYGLPTTLHDKLITKQTKKQCPVDELLKKMAVDKKNAGSKKKITLLSCIGQCYEPHATTCEDKDIRIVLSPSVRVKPGVPKSLNVSCKPPGSKSISNRILLMAALGEGTCRISNLLHSDDTQFMLTAIAKLGGATYSWEDEGRILVLNGNGGALKASQDEIYIGNAGTASRFLTTAVCIAQATKDVSHTVLTGNARMQERPQGPLVDALKANGVDIEYLGKPGSQSLPLKIAAAGGFEGGDIELTAKVSSQYVSSILISAPYAKTPVTLRLVGGKVISQLYIDMTIAMMASFGVHVEKSKTEPNVYHVPKQKYQNPAGYEVESDASSATYPLAVAAITGTTCTVSNIGSASLQGDARFAVDVLRPMGCTVEQTETSTTVTGPPIGELQPIPEVDMEPMTDAFLTASVLAAVAKPGKNGATTRIVGIANQRQKECNRIKAMYDELAKFGVTCRELDDGIEVDGRGMDISPASGSIHTYDDHRVAMSFSVLGTVAPQGTLLEERECVGKTWPGWWDQLHQIFGVELEGVEEQKHTNGVLTNGANGVKRPLLVKGVSGTYQHREVKKSIFIIGMRGAGKTTTGGWASRILGWPLADMDTELEAQEGMTIPEMLKDNDWAGFRQKELKLLKRLIKEKPNGHIFAAGGGIVETPECREILRDWQNEGMVLYVTRDIKAVMDFLQIDKTRPAYVEDMMGVYLRRKPWFEECSNLHYHSQKVDESAAIAGWTSPLDDFTRFLNTMTGRSGALQKIQKKKHTFFIALTSPQIEKVTTILPEVTMGSDAIELRADLLVDAKSPDGLPTPDFLTEQVSLLRASSTLPLIFTLRSVSQGGRFPDDDSTRAIALYAVALRMGFDFVDLELTSPSDVKEYVLNHRKMCTIIASHHDPKATLSWADGAKDWMPQFNAAREYGDIVKLVGVAKTDDDNDDLKTFKKWAAREYAHTPFIAMNMGEIGKMSRVNNGFMTPVSHPALPSKAAPGQLSAAEIRKVLGLVAYIEPKKFCIFGKPVQHSRSPALHNTLFDITGLPHAYGLHETDQVDGEVQKILRSPDFGGASVTIPLKLDIMSLLDEIDPAAKTIGAVNTVVQVENDSGKATLVGHNTDWQGMVLALRNAGAHSAPGQKHAAAMVVGGGGTARAAIYALKEMGHSPIYLVGRNKEKLAALAGNFSTEYNVHLLGSADEVRTIPTDKQPVVAIGTIPGDIEPDPAMKEILIAIFEIGSTASNVAGVSGANTDKILLEMAYKPAVTPLMEIASQGGWRSVAGLEALVGQGVHQFRLWTGITPIFNVARDAVMGKTSKA, from the coding sequence ATGGCGACCGCCAATGGCACTTCGACTGCCACCAGAGTCAGGATCCTAGGCAAGGAGACCATCGTTGTCGACTACCAACTCTGGCCCAACTATGCCGTCCACGATCTCCTTACGAACATCCCGAGCTCGACGTACGTCCTCATTTGCGATTCGAACCTAGCGAAACTGCCTTACGTATCGGCTTTCAAGAAGAGCTTCGAGCAAGAGCTAGCGGCGCAAGGGAAACAAGCACGTCTCCTCATCTACGACCAAGTCGCACCAGGCGAAGAGTCGAAGAGTCGCAAGACCAAAGCACAGATCGAGGACTACCTGCTGTCGCAAGGATGCACGAGGGACACAATCATCCTCGCATTGGGTGGAGGAGTCATGGGTGACCTGATCGGCTTCGTGGCAGCGACGTACATGCGCGGCGTGAAGTTCGTGCAAGTACCGACAAGTCTGCTAGCAATGGTGGACAGCAGTATTGGCGGCAAGACTGCGATCGATGTTCCACTGGGCAAGAACTTGGTGGGGGCTTTCCACCAGCCCGAGAGGATATACATCGATCTTGCATTCCTGGAGACATTGGACAAGCGACAGGTGTGCAATGGCATGGCAGAGGTCGTGAAGACTGCTGCCATCTGGGATATTGAGGAGTTTGAGCGGTTAGAGGACAATGCAGATGCCATTATGGCTGCCCTGGAGAAGCCAATTGGCAAGGGCAGATTCGAAGGCATTGAAGATGTGTTCAAGAGGATCGTCTTGGGCAGCGCAAGAGTCAAGGCTGAGGTAGTCAGCGCCGATGAGAAGGAAGGTGGTCTAAGAAACATCTTGAATTTCGGACACTCCATCGGACACGCTTACGAGGCTATTCTCACGCCTGAGATCTTGCACGGAGAATGTGTTGCAGTAGGCATGGTCAAGGAGGCTGAGCTGGCACGATACCTTGGAGTCTTCCCACCAGGCGCAGTCGCGCGTCTGCAGAAGTGCATTGCTAGCTATGGACTGCCAACAACGCTACACGACAAGCTCATCACAAAGCAGACGAAGAAGCAGTGTCCCGTGGACGAGCTGTTGAAGAAGATGGCAGTGGACAAGAAGAATGCCGGATCGAAGAAGAAGATCACGCTGCTGTCTTGCATTGGACAATGCTACGAGCCCCACGCGACGACCTGCGAAGACAAGGACATCAGGATCGTACTCAGTCCATCCGTCAGGGTCAAGCCGGGCGTCCCCAAGTCACTCAATGTCTCGTGCAAGCCGCCTGGAAGTAAGAGTATCTCAAATCGTATTCTGCTTATGGCCGCGCTTGGAGAAGGAACATGCAGGATCAGCAACTTGCTGCACTCTGACGATACGCAGTTCATGCTAACTGCTATTGCTAAGCTCGGGGGTGCCACATACAGCTGGGAAGACGAAGGACGTATCCTTGTTCTCAACGGCAATGGCGGTGCTCTCAAGGCTTCACAAGATGAGATCTACATCGGTAACGCTGGCACAGCGTCGCGCTTCCTGACGACTGCTGTATGCATTGCACAAGCCACCAAAGACGTCTCGCATACCGTTCTGACTGGCAATGCACGTATGCAAGAACGACCTCAAGGTCCATTGGTCGACGCTCTCAAGGCCAACGGTGTCGATATTGAGTACCTAGGCAAGCCCGGGAGCCAAAGTCTGCCACTGAAAATTGCTGCTGCTGGTGGCTTTGAAGGTGGCGATATCGAGCTCACGGCAAAGGTCTCCTCGCAATACGTCTCCTCGATCTTGATCAGCGCGCCGTACGCCAAGACACCGGTGACCTTGCGCCTAGTAGGTGGGAAAGTGATCAGCCAGCTGTACATCGACATGACCATTGCGATGATGGCATCCTTCGGCGTACACGTTGAGAAAAGTAAGACCGAGCCGAACGTCTATCATGTGCCGAAGCAAAAGTACCAGAACCCAGCTGGATACGAGGTTGAGAGCGACGCAAGTAGTGCTACCTACCCGCTTGCAGTGGCCGCAATCACTGGGACCACATGCACTGTTTCAAACATTGGCTCAGCTTCGCTTCAGGGCGACGCACGTTTCGCTGTGGACGTTCTGCGCCCGATGGGCTGTACCGTTGAGCAGACAGAGACAAGCACGACTGTTACGGGACCACCGATTGGTGAGCTTCAGCCCATCCCAGAAGTCGACATGGAGCCAATGACAGATGCTTTCTTGACTGCATCTGTCCTGGCTGCTGTTGCGAAGCCTGGTAAGAACGGTGCTACTACCAGGATCGTCGGCATTGCGAACCAGAGACAAAAAGAGTGCAATCGTATCAAGGCTATGTATGACGAGCTTGCAAAGTTCGGCGTGACCTGCAGAGAACTTGACGACGGTATCGAAGTCGATGGTCGCGGCATGGACATTTCCCCTGCCAGTGGCTCCATCCACACCTACGATGATCATCGTGTTGCGATGAGCTTCAGCGTGCTTGGTACAGTCGCACCACAGGGCACTTTGTTGGAAGAACGCGAGTGTGTGGGCAAGACCTGGCCAGGTTGGTGGGATCAGCTACACCAAATCTTCGGGGTCGAGCTCGAAGGTGTAGAAGAGCAGAAGCACACCAACGGCGTGCTGACGAATGGTGCCAACGGAGTCAAGCGGCCACTACTAGTCAAGGGTGTCAGCGGCACATATCAGCATCGCGAGGTCAAGAAGTCCATCTTCATCATCGGCATGCGCGGCGCGGGAAAGACGACGACCGGCGGCTGGGCATCGAGAATTCTTGGCTGGCCTCTGGCTGACATGGACACTGAGCTCGAAGCACAAGAGGGCATGACAATACCCGAGATGCTCAAGGACAATGATTGGGCTGGCTTCAGACAGAAGGAGCTGAAGCTGCTCAAGCGACTGATCAAGGAGAAGCCGAACGGTCACATCTTTGCAGCTGGTGGCGGCATTGTCGAGACACCGGAGTGCCGCGAGATCCTTAGGGACTGGCAGAACGAAGGTATGGTCCTATACGTGACCCGCGATATCAAGGCCGTTATGGACTTCTTGCAGATCGACAAGACCAGACCTGCCTACGTGGAAGACATGATGGGCGTATACCTCCGCCGCAAGCCGTGGTTCGAAGAATGCAGCAACCTACATTACCACTCCCAGAAAGTCGACGAGTCAGCCGCGATCGCAGGGTGGACAAGTCCTCTCGACGACTTCACCCGATTCTTGAACACAATGACTGGCAGGAGCGGTGCGCTCCAGAAGATCCAGAAGAAGAAGCACACATTCTTCATTGCCCTTACATCACCGCAAATCGAGAAGGTTACAACCATCCTGCCCGAGGTCACCATGGGATCTGATGCGATTGAGCTGAGAGCTGATCTACTGGTGGATGCGAAGTCACCAGATGGGCTGCCTACGCCGGACTTCCTCACAGAGCAAGTCTCACTTCTCCGAGCAAGCTCAACTCTGCCACTCATTTTCACCTTGAGATCTGTATCTCAGGGCGGCCGCTTCCCAGATGATGATTCGACAAGAGCCATTGCGCTGTATGCTGTCGCACTGCGCATGGGCTTCGACTTTGTGGATCTTGAGCTTACGAGCCCATCCGATGTCAAGGAGTACGTCTTAAATCACCGAAAGATGTGCACCATCATCGCCTCGCACCATGATCCCAAGGCAACGCTCTCCTGGGCTGATGGCGCCAAAGACTGGATGCCACAATTCAACGCTGCCAGGGAGTACGGTGACATTGTCAAGCTTGTTGGCGTTGCGAAGACGGACGATGACAACGACGACCTGAAGACCTTCAAGAAGTGGGCTGCAAGAGAATATGCGCACACACCATTCATCGCTATGAACATGGGCGAGATTGGCAAGATGAGCCGGGTCAATAATGGTTTCATGACTCCTGTGTCGCATCCTGCTTTGCCTTCAAAGGCGGCACCGGGCCAGCTTTCAGCTGCTGAGATTCGGAAGGTTCTTGGTCTGGTGGCATACATCGAGCCCAAGAAGTTCTGCATCTTTGGTAAGCCCGTGCAGCATAGTCGCAGTCCTGCCTTGCACAACACGCTTTTCGACATCACTGGATTGCCACATGCCTACGGACTACACGAGACTGATCAAGTTGATGGCGAAGTTCAGAAGATTCTCAGAAGTCCTGACTTTGGTGGTGCAAGCGTGACCATCCCCTTGAAGCTGGACATCATGTCTTTGCTTGATGAGATTGACCCGGCAGCGAAGACCATTGGCGCTGTGAACACCGTCGTGCAGGTGGAAAACGACAGTGGGAAAGCTACGCTGGTCGGCCACAACACCGATTGGCAAGGTATGGTCCTAGCACTTCGCAACGCAGGTGCTCACAGTGCACCCGGTCAGAAACATGCTGCTGCCATGGTCGTCGGTGGTGGTGGCACTGCTAGAGCAGCTATCTACGCACTGAAGGAAATGGGCCACAGTCCAATCTACCTCGTGGGCCGCAACAAGGAAAAGCTCGCAGCGCTGGCAGGCAACTTCTCCACGGAGTATAATGTTCACCTGCTTGGAAGTGCGGACGAAGTGCGCACGATCCCAACAGACAAACAGCCAGTCGTCGCCATTGGCACGATTCCTGGCGACATCGAACCAGATCCAGCCATGAAGGAGATCTTGATAGCAATCTTCGAGATTGGCTCGACAGCTTCAAATGTAGCTGGCGTCAGCGGTGCCAATACGGACAAGATACTGCTCGAGATGGCATACAAACCTGCGGTAACTCCCTTGATGGAGATTGCAAGTCAGGGTGGGTGGAGGAGTGTCGCTGGCCTTGAGGCTCTTGTTGGTCAGGGTGTGCATCAGTTCCGACTATGGACGGGCATTACGCCTATCTTCAATGTTGCCAGAGATGCTGTGATGGGCAAGACGAGCAAAGCGTAA
- a CDS encoding Beta-hexosaminidase: MALLRTFLTSLTLSSTAIADLIGIPTVPFNASKGTYNLNGVRSILVDSKHANATDQHGQTLIPPTLLEFANTFASDWKDTLHCEKPAVESCDEAATHSIFITISNSSEFRDVAGRWTSEAYTIDVRDDGVTINGASPLGAWWGTRTLLQQAALNNGSISIGHGVDTPGWGTRGIFLDAGRHYYPPDFLVEMCNWISYWKQNVFHLHLSDNLYNNVDIYSHERTETLYAAFRLWSNDSAVAGLNKRQNESYTREDFDHIQSSCASRGVTVIPEIEAPGHALVITQWKPELGISDDASLLNISYPDTLPTMKTIWKTFLPWFHSKVVHIGADEYVDASLSKTALVEEYNHLVIELNSYIRNESDKDVRIWGTFPPMDNYTSTIPRDVSIQHWEFFEDNPYFDYIKKNYSVVNSDDSFYIVQKYSTSYPAQLNKTRIFHGNPDGSAFSPNIFDQTNATNNPPKDSPYVIGHIAAQWNDYGPNTSTYLEGYYPWRYYLPALADKQWGGSLLESDYDRIYPTLQSTAPVQNLDRNVKSKTSTILEYNFASQPATYSDSSKSNVKDLSGNNYHATTNCNTQDSTLHLSKDCSLLTPLTSKGNDYTLSFSLKQASKNPGPLFSGPDSSLHSGNGTSSQVMLIAAGNAFALNYSLPVGQWTDASLIARGNKTFLAVDGGKEMEFLTKVGVNGERFAWARMAVVAPLSMIGGGGWEGEMKSVKVVDHA; encoded by the coding sequence ATGGCACTTCTTAGGACATTTCTGACATCTCTTACGTTGAGTTCGACAGCAATCGCCGACCTCATTGGCATCCCTACAGTGCCATTCAATGCCTCTAAAGGAACATATAATTTAAATGGAGTCCGCAGTATCCTGGTCGACAGCAAACATGCCAACGCCACAGACCAGCATGGCCAAACTCTGATACCACCTACTCTGCTCGAGTTTGCGAATACTTTCGCCTCAGACTGGAAAGATACTCTACACTGTGAGAAGCCTGCAGTAGAGTCATGCGACGAGGCTGCCACTCACAGCATCTTCATCACTATCAGTAACAGTAGCGAGTTCAGAGACGTTGCTGGACGCTGGACATCTGAAGCATACACCATCGACGTGAGAGATGACGGAGTCACGATCAATGGAGCAAGTCCCCTTGGCGCTTGGTGGGGAACACGCACGCTTCTTCAGCAAGCGGCTCTGAATAATGGGTCAATTTCGATAGGCCATGGTGTCGATACCCCAGGCTGGGGCACGCGAGGCATCTTCCTCGACGCAGGCCGCCATTACTATCCACCCGACTTCCTGGTTGAAATGTGTAACTGGATATCCTACTGGAAGCAGAACGTGTTCCATCTGCACCTGAGCGACAACCTTTACAACAACGTCGACATATACTCCCACGAGCGCACGGAAACACTTTACGCCGCCTTTCGTCTCTGGTCCAATGACTCTGCTGTGGCAGGTTTGAATAAACGCCAGAATGAATCGTACACACGTGAGGATTTCGATCACATCCAGTCTAGCTGTGCCTCGCGAGGCGTCACTGTCATCCCGGAGATCGAGGCTCCCGGCCATGCATTGGTGATCACGCAGTGGAAACCGGAGCTGGGGATCAGTGATGATGCGAGTCTGTTGAACATCAGTTATCCGGATACGTTGCCGACTATGAAGACCATTTGGAAGACTTTCCTACCATGGTTCCACTCGAAAGTTGTCCATATTGGCGCGGACGAGTACGTTGATGCGTCTCTCTCGAAGACTGCGTTGGTGGAAGAGTATAACCATCTCGTGATCGAGCTCAACTCCTACATTCGCAATGAATCGGATAAAGACGTTCGAATTTGGGGAACATTCCCGCCTATGGATAATTATACCTCTACCATCCCCCGAGATGTGAGCATTCAGCACTGGGAGTTCTTCGAAGACAACCCTTACTTCGACTACATCAAGAAGAACTACAGTGTCGTCAACTCGGACGACTCCTTCTACATCGTCCAGAAGTATAGCACGTCATACCCGGCCCAGCTCAACAAGACGAGGATCTTCCACGGCAATCCAGATGGCTCTGCTTTCTCGCCGAACATCTTCGATCAGACTAATGCTACCAACAACCCGCCAAAGGACAGCCCATACGTTATCGGACACATTGCAGCGCAGTGGAACGACTACGGTCCAAATACGTCGACTTATCTGGAAGGCTACTACCCTTGGCGTTACTACCTCCCTGCCCTAGCTGATAAGCAATGGGGCGGCTCGCTCCTTGAATCAGACTACGACCGCATCTACCCAACCCTCCAGTCCACCGCACCAGTTCAGAATCTAGACCGCAACGTCAAGTCTAAAACTTCCACAATCTTGGAGTACAACTTCGCCTCCCAGCCAGCCACATACAGCGACTCTTCGAAATCGAACGTGAAGGACTTGTCAGGCAACAATTACCACGCCACCACTAACTGCAATACCCAAGACTCAACTCTTCACCTCTCCAAGGACTGCTCGCTCCTCACACCTCTTACCTCCAAAGGCAACGACTATACCCTATCTTTCTCCCTCAAACAAGCCTCCAAGAACCCGGGACCCCTCTTCTCCGGTCCTGACAGCTCCCTTCACTCCGGAAACGGAACATCTTCGCAAGTGATGCTCATAGCAGCCGGTAATGCATTCGCGCTGAATTACAGTCTGCCAGTGGGGCAGTGGACAGACGCCAGTCTGATTGCACGGGGGAACAAGACGTTTCTCGCAGTGGATGGTGGCAAGGAGATGGAGTTCTTGACGAAGGTGGGAGTGAACGGCGAGAGGTTCGCATGGGCGAGGATGGCGGTCGTTGCGCCGTTGAGCATGATCGGAGGTGGAGGATGGGAGGGGGAGATGAAGAGTGTGAAGGTGGTGGATCATGCTTAG